The Mesotoga sp. Brook.08.105.5.1 genomic interval CGTGGTTTTTTGCCTTAACCAAGAACGAAGAACAGATACTCGCTCTGGAACGAACAACGGGTTCTCCTCGAAGAACCGTTCAACGGTAAACCAGGTTCTCTTGCTCTTTCCTACCACGAACCGCTACCCCCAACCCCGGTCTTCCCCCTTTTTCTTACAACTTGCATCTTGGAACTTGCAACTGAGCTTTTACAAGCGATCAGCGGGTTCTTGTTCTTAAGCGTGCAGCGGAACTTCTGGTGTACAGCAGCTCTTCAGGGCGAGATCCCGTACAAGACCACTACGGGATGACAAAACAAAAAGCGAAAAACGATGTGAGAGGCATTTCAAAGAGCACACTCCCCACCGCAAGCGGTCCCCCCCGCTCAAGCGGGGATTTAGGATCAAGACATGCAGAGTGGTTCATCTTTCCGATACTGCGCGTCCAGGTTCTTAGCAAAGAGAGAAGTCCATTGTTCTGGTGCTTTGCACCTAAGTTCTTCGTTCCGACACTTCGTGTCCAAGTTCCTGGTACGAACCGGATCTCGGGTAATAAGTCTCGGGTCTCGTAAGGGCATTGAGAGCCGTCCGGCGTCCAAGGAGCATAAACCCGTCCTTGGATAAGATCGAAGATCATAATGCCATTCGTGGTTTTTTGCCTTAACCAAGAACGAAGAACAGATACTCGCTCTGGAACGAACAACGGGTTCTCCTCGAAGAACCGTTCAACGGTAAACCAGGTTCTCTTGCTCTTTCCTACCACGAACCCGCTACCCCCAACCCCCCGGCCTTTTGCTTTTTCTTACAACTTGCATCTTGGAACTTGCAACTGATGCTTTTCTCGGCAAACGGTGAACCGTTCAACGGTCAACCAGGTTCTCTTGCTCTTTCCTACACACACGAACCCGCTACCCCCAACCACGGTGGTTGAAAAGCCCTGATCCCGAATTATATTCGGGGCTGGGGTATCGAAAAGCTGCATCTCATCGTTCTCACTTTGATAGCTGATAAATCAGGACCCCGAAAAGCATTAGGAACAGGCCTGTAATTTTCGCTGGAGTCAGGTGAAGAGGTGTTTCACCGAACAAACCCAAGACATTTATTACCAATGCGAAAATTATCTGTGTGATAACAATTATCACAATTCCTCTGCTGGCGCCAAGAGCTGATACGCCTTGTGCAATGCTAAAGATAATTAGAACGCCTATGAACCCCGAAGTTGCATAGATTGGATTCAGTCCTTTGATCGATTCGATGCTAAGCTCGCCTCTTCCGAAAAGCAGTAGAAGAAATGAAGCAAGGAGAAAACCAGTACCATGTATGAAGAAATTAGAGCCAAAAAAGCCGACTTTTTCGCTAAGTCTCGCACTAAACACGCTCTGCATGGCGATAACTATGCCTGCAGTCACGGAAAATAGAATACCCTTAATCATTTTTCATTCACCCGTACAGATCCGAGGCAAGATTCTTGAGTTTGTCGAAGTCGACGATCTTTATCTGTGATCTACTGACTCTCAATATTCCCTCTCGACCCAGTTCGTTCAAAACCCTGTTTACATGGCGGTAGCTAGCCCCCAGAAGCTCGGCGATCTCAGCTTGACTTTCAGTTTCCAGTTCATCCAGCATTCTTTCATTCCTTTCATCTGAGGTCATTAGCAGGAGATAAGTTGCGATTCTCGTCTTTAGCGGGGCCGATGAAGTCAATGTCTTCACGACGGCATTATGATAAAGCTTGAAAGACAGTTCGCGAATGATCAATCTCAGGACGGCAGGATTGCTCATCAGATTCTCTCTTACCCTGGAAAGCCTCAGAGCCAGAAGTTCAGATTCCGAGACTGCCGAAACCGAAGACCTGACAGCGAAGTCATTGGC includes:
- a CDS encoding cyclic nucleotide-binding domain-containing protein, with amino-acid sequence MKVIGDRKQTTEYLSRFDLAALLDKAVIDQFELHRFERGEDIFTIDERPEYLYFLVKGKVKVSILLRNGNRVLLRFCVPLSLLGDLEIANDFAVRSSVSAVSESELLALRLSRVRENLMSNPAVLRLIIRELSFKLYHNAVVKTLTSSAPLKTRIATYLLLMTSDERNERMLDELETESQAEIAELLGASYRHVNRVLNELGREGILRVSRSQIKIVDFDKLKNLASDLYG
- a CDS encoding DMT family transporter, with product MIKGILFSVTAGIVIAMQSVFSARLSEKVGFFGSNFFIHGTGFLLASFLLLLFGRGELSIESIKGLNPIYATSGFIGVLIIFSIAQGVSALGASRGIVIIVITQIIFALVINVLGLFGETPLHLTPAKITGLFLMLFGVLIYQLSK